A part of Lacinutrix sp. 5H-3-7-4 genomic DNA contains:
- a CDS encoding PAS domain S-box protein — MNKKNTKTILLVDDTFENRYLLRAILLEAGYAIIEAKEGKEGLEKLQKCNIDLIISDILMPVMDGYLFCQACKNDETYREIPFIFYTSTYTEKPDEDLALKIGATRFLRKPNDQNKLLSTIEKIFKNNTPKNKATDKEKITEEEVLKFFSERLISKLEQKNIDLKKEVLEKDKAEQLLLHENEVLELLAVNTPLKKVFDRLLLNYESIHPNTYGSLSLLDDDSKLLSTFSSPSLPKGYTKHIKNLKIGKNVGSCGTSAYLKKPVIVSNIPEDKLWEDYKDIAAKFNLKSCWSLPILSKDNKVYGTFAIYTKSVNTPSLEDIKELNFAVNLAKIAIEKTKAIEEVKQKDEYYRNLIDQTNDAIITYKQDGVIYDFNKATYKNLGYTLKEFSKLKIQDIVVDQVFQDPIVNKDLGEGKPVVLIKKFRHKKGHLLDAEISARKQKSGYILGVVRDITERQQHLKEIKKEKEFTSNLLDTMREGLYAIDLDSKIIRVNPSFCKMTGFTKNELLGVKRPYPFSPPELKKENDIRYKLLKQDKNLTDYENIYQRKNGEKFPVHILVSRLDDEQGNKVANFATVQDITLRKKAEKELQESEFRLKQSQKVGNIGSIVVDFETMEFESSKIFDNILGVDKNFVKTVENYNKHIHLEDINEIFGALQQAIKYNKKFDKEYRIIRPVDKKEIWVHSIAESIFDDNGNPVKLIGTLQDITERKQIQIKLEEDEFRLRQSQEVGNIGSITVDLTTNTWQTTDVLDKIFGIPKDYNKTLDNWAKLIHPEDREELVAYLNSCIKNYKQFNKEYRVIRHNDKKVVWLYGIAETVFDEEAKPVKMIGTIQDVTSRKESEIKLKENEKSLIVAQDIAKIGSFNLDLLKKEAETSITFSNIIGVKKGLKIPFSLWQNIVVPEHKAMVKNQMLECIKNAKTFDLEYKILTENNKQEKWVHGLGEIVYNKKEATNFIGTIQDITERKKAENDIKSAKEFNDRLIMAMQEGLLIVDLKGEILMANKSSCDILGYTNEELIGMEMPYPFARIEDFEKISNIIQSLVEGEIPLFQLELIRKNGEQFLASFLAGNIKNDKDEVIALFGTMKDISEEEKNKKILRENAKKSKQKKEVILELAKLVGKDLKTSLNKITKLAAQTLDVGRVNIWSYNKDNVEFYCEKNYDLETNKYTKGDIVDLTVHSAYLEQLKAEKTIIVNDVLTNPITKDSAQEYFIPNKIKSMMDVFINTANGFYGVLSFEQTKTIKEWTADEQEFASSIANIVSLMIESNQRKIAEDELIIEKEFSDELLSSLQEGLSVVNTNGVHIKVNPALCRMTGFTEEELIGIKAPFPYWPPEEYKNIYNILENPLDNIGKTIQLKLMRKEGERFPAVLAISAIKDKNGELIALFSTINDVTKNVERENELKERALKSNIRKNTIIELANSIGEDFNESLKKIAITSAKAMDVAMVTIWEYKDRKTQLLSKVFYNLIEDKFEANKVLVTKRKYPKYFEAFEEKSSLNISDVVNNPITSAFTDEFYNYNKILSRLDVVVYGRNEDYGIISFECTVPNRVFTPDEESFALSIASLVSLMVESKERIIAERGIVQTNQLLVEANKELNQLRDQLEQENVYLRNELDLVFNFEEMVYGSVEFSNVLTEIEKVAPTDATVLLLGESGTGKELLARAIHNIGSRNKKPLIKVNCSAIPRELIESELFGHKKGSFTGAFSDKIGKFELAHEGTLFLDEIGELPLDMQPKILRFLQEGEIEVVGGANVKKLNVRVIAATNRNLEEEVKKKQFREDLYFRLNVFPIAVPPLRERKDDIPLLVEHFVDKFNKAYGKNIKFIADESMSKLKAYNWPGNIRELENLIERASILSTSETLLIPGFESTVQNSKTINEKDFSLDTAQRNHILQVLEKCNWKISGENSASELLKLKPSTLRDRMSKLDIKKSNKK; from the coding sequence ATGAATAAAAAAAATACAAAAACCATACTGTTAGTAGATGACACCTTTGAAAATAGATATTTACTAAGAGCAATATTATTAGAAGCTGGATATGCAATTATAGAAGCAAAAGAAGGAAAAGAAGGCTTAGAGAAACTTCAAAAATGTAATATAGATTTAATAATATCAGATATTTTAATGCCAGTAATGGATGGCTATTTGTTTTGTCAAGCATGTAAAAACGACGAAACATATAGAGAAATACCTTTTATTTTTTATACCTCTACTTATACCGAAAAACCAGACGAAGATTTAGCATTAAAAATAGGAGCAACTCGCTTTTTACGTAAACCTAATGATCAAAATAAATTATTAAGTACAATAGAAAAAATATTTAAAAATAATACACCTAAAAACAAAGCAACAGATAAAGAGAAAATAACAGAAGAAGAGGTTTTAAAATTTTTTAGCGAAAGGCTAATAAGTAAACTAGAACAAAAAAATATAGACCTTAAAAAGGAAGTTTTAGAAAAAGATAAAGCAGAGCAATTATTACTTCATGAAAACGAAGTTCTTGAACTATTAGCAGTAAACACGCCACTAAAAAAAGTATTCGATAGGTTGCTTTTAAATTATGAGTCTATACACCCAAACACCTATGGTTCTTTAAGCCTTTTAGATGATGATAGTAAACTTTTAAGCACATTTTCTTCACCATCATTGCCAAAAGGATATACTAAGCATATTAAAAACTTAAAAATAGGAAAAAACGTAGGCTCTTGTGGAACATCAGCATATCTAAAAAAACCAGTAATTGTTTCTAATATACCAGAAGATAAACTGTGGGAAGACTATAAAGATATTGCAGCAAAATTTAATTTAAAATCATGCTGGTCGTTACCTATTTTGTCAAAAGATAATAAAGTATATGGTACGTTTGCAATCTATACAAAATCTGTAAACACACCATCTTTAGAAGACATAAAAGAACTTAATTTTGCAGTAAACTTAGCCAAAATAGCAATAGAAAAAACTAAGGCTATTGAAGAGGTAAAGCAAAAAGACGAATATTATAGAAATTTAATAGACCAAACTAACGATGCTATAATTACATACAAACAAGATGGTGTAATATACGATTTTAATAAAGCGACTTATAAAAATTTAGGTTATACTCTAAAAGAGTTTTCAAAACTTAAAATCCAAGACATTGTAGTAGATCAAGTATTTCAAGACCCTATAGTAAACAAAGATTTAGGAGAAGGAAAACCAGTAGTATTAATAAAAAAGTTTAGACATAAAAAAGGCCATTTATTAGATGCCGAAATTTCTGCAAGAAAACAAAAATCTGGTTATATATTAGGGGTTGTAAGAGATATAACAGAGCGTCAACAACACCTAAAAGAAATAAAAAAAGAAAAAGAGTTTACTTCAAACCTTTTAGATACTATGCGAGAAGGCTTGTACGCAATAGATCTAGATTCTAAAATTATAAGAGTAAATCCTTCATTTTGTAAAATGACGGGTTTCACAAAAAACGAACTTTTAGGAGTTAAACGTCCATACCCATTTTCTCCACCAGAATTAAAAAAAGAAAATGATATAAGGTATAAGTTACTAAAACAAGATAAAAACTTAACAGATTACGAAAACATATACCAACGTAAAAATGGCGAAAAATTCCCAGTACATATTTTAGTCTCTAGACTAGATGATGAGCAAGGAAATAAAGTAGCTAATTTTGCAACAGTACAAGATATTACACTTCGTAAAAAGGCAGAAAAAGAACTGCAGGAAAGCGAGTTTAGATTAAAACAATCTCAAAAAGTAGGTAACATTGGTTCTATAGTAGTAGATTTTGAAACTATGGAATTTGAGTCGTCTAAAATATTCGACAATATCCTTGGTGTAGATAAAAACTTTGTAAAAACAGTAGAAAATTACAATAAACATATTCATCTTGAAGATATAAATGAAATTTTTGGAGCCTTACAGCAAGCCATAAAATATAACAAAAAATTTGACAAAGAATACAGGATCATTAGACCTGTAGATAAAAAAGAAATTTGGGTACATAGTATAGCCGAAAGTATTTTTGATGATAATGGTAATCCTGTAAAATTAATAGGAACGTTACAAGACATTACAGAGCGTAAACAAATACAAATTAAACTAGAGGAAGACGAGTTTAGGTTAAGGCAATCTCAGGAAGTTGGTAATATTGGTTCAATAACTGTAGACCTCACAACAAATACTTGGCAAACAACAGACGTTCTTGATAAAATTTTTGGTATACCAAAAGACTACAACAAAACTCTAGATAACTGGGCGAAATTAATTCATCCAGAAGATAGAGAAGAGTTAGTTGCCTATCTAAATAGTTGTATAAAAAACTACAAGCAATTTAATAAAGAGTATAGAGTAATAAGACATAACGACAAAAAAGTAGTCTGGTTATATGGTATTGCCGAAACAGTTTTTGATGAAGAGGCAAAGCCAGTTAAAATGATTGGTACAATACAAGATGTTACAAGTCGTAAAGAGTCAGAAATTAAATTAAAAGAAAATGAAAAATCCCTAATTGTAGCCCAAGATATAGCTAAAATTGGGAGTTTTAATCTAGACTTGTTAAAAAAAGAAGCCGAAACATCAATAACGTTTAGTAATATAATAGGAGTTAAAAAAGGCTTAAAAATACCATTTAGTTTATGGCAAAACATAGTTGTTCCAGAGCATAAAGCAATGGTAAAAAATCAAATGTTAGAGTGTATTAAAAATGCTAAAACATTCGATTTAGAATATAAAATTTTAACAGAAAATAATAAACAAGAAAAATGGGTTCATGGCCTTGGAGAAATAGTCTATAATAAAAAAGAGGCAACTAATTTTATAGGCACAATTCAAGATATAACAGAGCGTAAAAAAGCCGAAAACGATATTAAAAGCGCCAAAGAGTTTAACGATAGGCTCATTATGGCAATGCAAGAAGGACTTTTAATAGTAGATTTAAAAGGCGAAATATTAATGGCAAATAAGTCTAGTTGCGACATTCTTGGTTATACAAATGAAGAGCTAATAGGTATGGAGATGCCATATCCATTTGCTAGAATAGAAGATTTTGAAAAAATATCTAATATTATTCAAAGTTTGGTTGAAGGTGAAATACCTCTGTTTCAATTAGAACTAATTAGAAAAAATGGAGAACAATTTTTAGCTTCATTTTTAGCAGGAAATATAAAAAATGACAAAGATGAGGTCATCGCATTGTTTGGTACAATGAAAGATATTTCCGAAGAAGAAAAAAATAAAAAAATACTAAGAGAAAACGCTAAAAAATCAAAACAAAAAAAGGAAGTAATATTAGAACTGGCAAAGCTTGTAGGAAAAGATTTAAAAACCTCACTAAATAAAATAACAAAACTCGCGGCACAAACATTAGATGTTGGCAGAGTAAACATTTGGAGCTACAATAAAGATAATGTAGAATTTTATTGCGAAAAAAATTACGATTTAGAAACAAATAAATATACAAAAGGCGATATAGTAGACTTAACCGTACATTCAGCTTACTTAGAGCAATTAAAAGCCGAAAAAACAATTATTGTAAACGACGTTTTAACAAACCCAATAACAAAAGACTCTGCACAAGAGTATTTTATACCAAATAAAATTAAATCCATGATGGATGTTTTCATAAACACAGCAAATGGTTTTTATGGTGTATTAAGTTTCGAGCAAACAAAAACAATAAAAGAATGGACGGCAGATGAGCAGGAATTTGCAAGTTCCATAGCAAACATAGTGTCTTTAATGATTGAGAGCAATCAAAGAAAAATTGCTGAAGACGAATTAATTATCGAGAAAGAATTTTCAGACGAGTTATTAAGCTCGCTTCAAGAAGGACTTTCTGTAGTAAACACTAATGGTGTACATATAAAAGTAAATCCAGCACTGTGTAGAATGACAGGGTTTACAGAAGAAGAACTAATAGGTATTAAAGCACCATTTCCTTATTGGCCACCAGAAGAGTATAAAAACATATATAATATTTTAGAAAACCCATTAGATAATATTGGAAAAACCATTCAATTAAAACTAATGAGAAAAGAAGGAGAACGTTTTCCTGCTGTTTTAGCTATATCTGCCATAAAAGATAAAAATGGAGAATTAATTGCCTTATTTTCTACTATAAACGATGTGACTAAAAATGTTGAAAGAGAAAATGAATTAAAAGAAAGAGCTTTAAAATCAAATATTAGAAAAAATACCATAATAGAACTCGCTAATTCAATAGGTGAAGATTTTAACGAGTCTCTAAAAAAAATAGCCATTACATCTGCTAAAGCAATGGATGTTGCAATGGTTACCATTTGGGAATATAAAGACCGTAAAACGCAATTACTAAGTAAAGTTTTCTATAATTTAATAGAAGATAAATTTGAAGCAAACAAAGTATTAGTTACAAAACGAAAATACCCTAAATATTTTGAAGCATTCGAGGAAAAATCCAGTCTAAATATATCAGATGTTGTTAATAATCCAATTACAAGCGCATTTACAGATGAATTTTATAACTATAATAAAATTTTATCAAGATTAGACGTTGTTGTTTATGGTAGAAATGAAGATTATGGTATAATAAGTTTTGAGTGTACAGTACCAAATAGAGTATTTACACCAGACGAAGAAAGTTTTGCGCTCTCAATAGCAAGTCTTGTATCACTTATGGTTGAAAGTAAAGAACGTATAATAGCAGAACGTGGTATTGTACAAACCAACCAGTTGCTGGTAGAAGCAAATAAAGAGTTAAATCAATTACGAGATCAATTAGAACAAGAAAACGTTTACCTTAGAAATGAGTTAGATCTTGTTTTTAATTTTGAAGAAATGGTTTATGGTAGTGTTGAGTTTAGTAATGTTTTAACTGAAATTGAAAAAGTAGCACCAACAGATGCTACAGTACTTTTATTAGGAGAATCTGGTACAGGTAAAGAGTTATTAGCAAGAGCAATACACAATATAGGTTCTAGAAATAAAAAACCATTAATAAAAGTAAACTGTTCTGCAATACCAAGAGAGTTAATAGAAAGTGAATTGTTTGGGCACAAAAAAGGATCTTTTACAGGAGCATTTAGTGACAAAATAGGAAAGTTTGAATTAGCACATGAAGGAACTTTATTTTTAGATGAAATAGGAGAATTACCACTAGATATGCAACCTAAAATTTTAAGATTTTTACAAGAAGGAGAAATTGAAGTTGTTGGTGGTGCTAACGTAAAAAAATTAAACGTTAGAGTAATAGCTGCAACAAATAGAAATCTTGAAGAAGAAGTTAAAAAGAAACAATTTAGAGAAGATTTGTATTTTAGGCTAAACGTTTTTCCTATAGCAGTACCACCGCTAAGAGAAAGAAAAGACGATATACCGTTATTAGTAGAACATTTTGTAGATAAATTTAATAAGGCTTATGGTAAAAACATAAAATTTATTGCAGACGAGTCTATGAGTAAACTAAAAGCCTATAATTGGCCAGGTAATATAAGGGAATTAGAAAACTTAATAGAGCGAGCTTCAATATTATCTACAAGTGAAACATTACTAATACCAGGTTTTGAATCTACTGTACAAAACTCAAAAACCATTAACGAAAAAGATTTTTCTTTAGATACGGCACAACGTAACCATATTCTTCAGGTTTTAGAAAAATGTAATTGGAAAATTAGTGGAGAAAACAGTGCTTCAGAATTGCTAAAATTAAAGCCTAGTACATTAAGAGATAGAATGTCAAAACTTGACATAAAAAAAAGCAATAAAAAGTAA
- a CDS encoding response regulator: MKPTVLIIEDNEQNMYMLAYLLASKGFEVSKAFNGKDGIELAKKNQPNLILMDIQLPDMDGYQICSALRNNGLPKSTVIIAVTSYAMSGDREKALKSGANGYIEKPINPETFIQQMEDIYYE; this comes from the coding sequence ATGAAACCAACCGTTTTAATAATTGAAGATAATGAGCAAAACATGTATATGTTAGCTTACTTACTTGCCAGTAAAGGTTTTGAAGTCTCTAAAGCCTTTAATGGTAAAGACGGTATAGAATTAGCAAAAAAAAACCAACCAAATCTAATTTTAATGGACATTCAATTACCAGACATGGATGGATACCAAATATGCTCAGCATTAAGAAATAATGGTTTGCCTAAATCTACTGTTATTATAGCAGTAACTTCTTATGCTATGAGTGGCGATAGAGAGAAAGCTTTAAAATCTGGAGCTAATGGATATATAGAAAAGCCTATAAATCCAGAGACATTTATACAACAAATGGAAGATATCTATTATGAATAA
- a CDS encoding PAS domain S-box protein encodes MSIYLTILLEFLLLSSSILILFEFRHKIGLAPLYLILGAIQYLQAFSGKIISFNLLGDVATYPNSKVLFCSVLFALLLVYIKEGVSSTRTLILGIIISNFFLSILFSVSYTQELYSTGFDKVESSVFFMNQRFVISGTLVLLLDFLLIITAYQTLVSKFSKLNYFVILFLSLLFVLVFDVSLLNVLFNYGSQSFNTALSNNILGVLITATLFALVLYIYIKYKGKQKNKASFIAGQNRDVFSILRYQSTYKNAYVKNELETQLISTLNSISDGFVSLDSNWCYTYLNDKAVEYIGRSRESLIGKNMWEEFPEGVGSNFYKTYKKAFSTQETQYFEDYYQGLDKWFENRIYPSSNGLAIYFTDITEKKKQDKQNQMLLSLVETSDEFIGLASLKGEPIYLNTKGRALVGLEKDEVLPNSISDFFPKEYNKVIENEHMPAIEKEGKWYGEANFKNFKTNNLLPIEMSGFAIKDSKTQQPIALGVVASNIKKRKESESKIKNIQQKLQAAVRIGNIGYWSWDIVKDEVFWSDILYEIYDVDINKKLNYETVLSRVHPDDKAFHEEITKNRINNKSTEPFEYKVLRQDNTIRYVMVQMEVIVNEMNKAIMFQGTVIDITERKAAEEKLRDSELLFRGLTHGAPVAMFKTNKEGECIFVNDGWIKYSGLTYQQSLGYGWTDSIHPDDKDRILSGWHQALKNKEDYLTDLRFVNKKDEILWFTSKSAALFDDNKQFQGYVGLLIDITERKAAEEKLIKSEHLFKRLTSKAPAGIFQTDANGYCNYVNERWIEYAGIDYNEAMGYGWADAIHPDDRERITIEWEAYMKSSSKELETSFRFKHKNGKITWVSVKTVGTFDSKNNINGYIGMALDVTDRKIAEEKLINSEKLFRELTSNAPVGIFKMDLDGTCNYVNATWVKYADMSYNDAMGFGWTQAIHPEDRDRVLQSWMKAVSLKKNYYVDLRFKNKKGKITWLSVSAVRTFNANNKLYGYIGVALDVTTKKNNEKLEIKHKQYLNNIINNIGDPVFVKDENSKLILVNNALCSLFNLPREQILGKTLTEKVPYEERERFLEIDKQVLATGVENVNEETVSLNNQIIRTLSVKKTRYIDVSNKKLLIGVIRDITERKKDEIKIKESQEKFLKVFQSSAIGYSIINMDQIRIDVNEALAGMLETTREHLIGNKLEDPTVEIIDAKYYEQKDKLFKKMMTQGFLSNEKLTRTLVSGKKISLLVSVEAIEIGGEPHALFAVIDNTEKQKSELELEIYRNKLEDLVELRTLELEKEKEKAQSADLMKSAFLATMSHELRTPMNSIIGFTGILLKQLAGPLNDEQKKQLTMVKSSGESLLSLINDILDVSKIEAGKLNVAYSAFKYLEILEKTIAFLTPQAEKKGLKIKTEISNFDIVIESDERRVEQILLNLISNAIKFSNKGIISIKVKLEGNFVITKIIDQGIGIEAKHIKTLFEPFVQLEAGLSRRHEGTGLGLSISKSLVEKLGGEILVKSQLGEGSTFTFKLPLKSKK; translated from the coding sequence ATGAGTATTTACCTAACAATACTATTAGAATTTTTACTTTTATCATCTAGTATTTTAATACTATTTGAATTTAGACACAAAATAGGTTTAGCACCATTATATTTAATATTAGGAGCTATACAATACCTGCAAGCTTTCTCAGGAAAAATTATAAGTTTTAATTTATTGGGAGACGTAGCAACTTATCCTAATTCTAAAGTTCTTTTTTGTTCGGTTTTATTTGCTTTACTACTTGTATATATTAAAGAAGGCGTAAGTAGCACAAGAACATTAATTCTAGGTATAATAATTTCCAATTTTTTTCTCTCTATTTTGTTTAGTGTTTCGTACACACAAGAATTATATTCTACAGGATTCGATAAGGTAGAATCGTCTGTGTTTTTTATGAATCAAAGGTTTGTAATTTCTGGAACTTTAGTGCTTCTTTTAGACTTTTTATTAATAATAACTGCCTATCAAACTTTAGTTTCAAAATTTAGCAAACTAAATTATTTTGTAATTCTATTTCTTTCGCTACTCTTTGTTTTAGTTTTTGATGTATCACTTTTAAATGTATTATTTAATTACGGTTCGCAAAGTTTCAATACAGCTTTATCAAATAATATTTTAGGAGTTTTAATAACAGCAACATTATTTGCATTAGTATTATATATTTATATAAAATATAAAGGCAAACAAAAAAACAAGGCAAGTTTTATTGCAGGTCAAAATAGAGATGTTTTTTCAATATTACGTTACCAATCAACATATAAAAATGCTTATGTAAAAAATGAATTAGAAACACAATTAATATCTACATTAAACAGCATATCAGATGGTTTTGTGTCTTTAGATTCTAACTGGTGTTACACTTATTTAAATGATAAGGCTGTAGAATATATAGGTAGAAGTAGAGAAAGTTTAATAGGTAAAAACATGTGGGAAGAATTCCCGGAAGGTGTTGGTTCTAATTTTTATAAAACATATAAAAAAGCTTTTAGTACACAGGAGACACAATATTTTGAGGATTATTATCAAGGTTTAGATAAATGGTTTGAAAACAGAATATACCCATCTTCTAATGGTTTAGCAATATATTTTACAGATATAACCGAAAAGAAAAAACAAGATAAACAAAACCAAATGTTACTCTCGTTAGTAGAAACAAGCGACGAGTTTATTGGTTTGGCATCATTAAAAGGTGAACCAATATATTTAAATACAAAAGGTAGAGCATTAGTTGGGCTTGAAAAAGATGAAGTACTGCCAAATTCAATTTCAGATTTTTTCCCAAAAGAATATAATAAAGTAATAGAAAATGAACACATGCCTGCTATAGAAAAAGAAGGTAAGTGGTATGGTGAAGCAAATTTTAAAAACTTTAAAACCAATAATTTGTTACCTATTGAAATGTCTGGGTTTGCTATAAAAGATAGTAAAACACAACAACCAATTGCATTAGGCGTAGTGGCATCAAACATAAAAAAAAGAAAAGAATCAGAATCTAAAATAAAAAATATACAACAAAAATTACAAGCAGCAGTAAGAATAGGGAATATAGGTTACTGGAGTTGGGACATTGTAAAAGACGAGGTTTTTTGGTCAGATATACTCTATGAAATTTACGATGTAGATATAAATAAAAAACTTAATTACGAAACAGTATTAAGTAGAGTTCATCCAGATGATAAAGCATTTCATGAAGAAATAACAAAAAATAGAATAAATAATAAAAGCACAGAACCTTTTGAATATAAAGTACTAAGGCAGGATAATACCATTAGATATGTAATGGTACAAATGGAAGTAATAGTTAACGAAATGAATAAAGCTATAATGTTTCAGGGAACAGTTATAGATATTACAGAAAGAAAAGCTGCCGAAGAGAAACTAAGAGATAGCGAGCTTTTATTTAGAGGTTTAACACATGGAGCTCCTGTAGCAATGTTTAAAACTAATAAAGAAGGAGAATGCATATTTGTTAATGATGGTTGGATTAAATATTCTGGATTAACCTACCAACAATCTCTAGGTTACGGTTGGACAGATTCAATACATCCAGATGATAAAGATCGAATTTTAAGCGGTTGGCACCAAGCATTAAAAAATAAAGAAGATTACTTAACAGATTTAAGATTTGTAAATAAAAAAGACGAAATTCTTTGGTTTACATCCAAGTCTGCAGCACTGTTTGATGATAATAAGCAATTTCAAGGCTACGTTGGTTTATTAATAGATATTACTGAAAGAAAAGCTGCCGAAGAAAAATTAATAAAAAGCGAACATCTATTTAAAAGGTTAACATCTAAAGCACCAGCTGGAATATTTCAAACAGACGCTAATGGTTATTGTAACTATGTAAATGAAAGATGGATAGAATATGCAGGCATAGATTATAATGAAGCAATGGGATATGGTTGGGCAGACGCTATACATCCAGATGATAGAGAAAGAATTACCATTGAGTGGGAAGCTTATATGAAATCCAGTAGTAAAGAACTTGAAACATCTTTTAGATTTAAACATAAAAATGGTAAAATTACCTGGGTATCTGTAAAAACAGTAGGAACTTTTGATTCTAAAAATAACATTAATGGCTATATAGGTATGGCCTTAGATGTTACAGATAGAAAAATAGCCGAAGAAAAACTTATTAATAGCGAAAAACTATTTAGAGAATTAACCTCAAATGCACCAGTAGGAATTTTTAAAATGGATTTAGACGGCACATGTAACTATGTTAATGCAACATGGGTAAAATATGCAGACATGTCATATAATGATGCTATGGGCTTTGGTTGGACCCAAGCAATCCATCCAGAAGATAGAGATAGAGTTCTACAAAGCTGGATGAAAGCTGTATCGCTAAAAAAAAATTACTATGTAGACCTTAGGTTTAAAAATAAAAAAGGGAAAATAACATGGCTTTCAGTTAGTGCAGTTAGAACCTTTAATGCTAATAATAAATTGTACGGTTATATAGGTGTAGCTTTAGATGTAACTACAAAAAAGAATAACGAAAAATTAGAAATAAAACACAAACAATACCTAAACAACATAATTAATAATATAGGAGATCCCGTTTTTGTTAAAGATGAAAACAGTAAGTTAATACTTGTAAATAATGCATTGTGTTCACTATTTAATTTACCAAGAGAACAAATATTAGGTAAAACACTAACCGAAAAAGTACCGTACGAAGAAAGAGAAAGATTTCTTGAGATAGATAAACAAGTTTTAGCAACAGGTGTCGAAAATGTTAATGAAGAAACAGTAAGCCTTAATAATCAAATAATAAGAACACTATCCGTTAAAAAAACCAGATATATAGACGTTAGTAATAAAAAACTCCTTATTGGTGTAATTAGAGATATAACAGAAAGAAAAAAAGATGAAATAAAAATTAAAGAAAGTCAAGAAAAGTTTTTAAAAGTATTTCAATCTAGTGCCATAGGCTATTCAATAATTAATATGGATCAAATTAGAATAGATGTTAATGAAGCATTGGCTGGAATGTTAGAAACTACTAGAGAGCACTTAATAGGAAACAAACTAGAAGACCCAACAGTAGAGATTATAGATGCTAAATATTACGAGCAAAAAGATAAATTATTTAAAAAAATGATGACACAAGGTTTCTTGTCTAACGAAAAACTAACAAGAACCTTAGTAAGCGGAAAAAAAATAAGCCTTTTAGTTTCTGTCGAAGCTATAGAAATAGGAGGAGAACCTCATGCACTATTTGCGGTGATAGATAATACAGAGAAACAAAAATCAGAATTAGAACTTGAAATATATAGAAACAAATTAGAAGATTTAGTAGAGTTAAGAACATTAGAATTAGAAAAAGAAAAAGAAAAAGCACAATCTGCAGATTTAATGAAATCTGCTTTCTTGGCAACCATGTCTCATGAGTTACGTACACCTATGAATTCTATAATAGGCTTTACAGGTATATTATTAAAACAATTGGCAGGTCCTTTAAACGATGAGCAAAAAAAGCAACTCACAATGGTTAAAAGCAGTGGCGAAAGTTTGTTAAGTTTAATAAACGATATTTTAGATGTATCAAAAATTGAAGCAGGTAAATTAAACGTAGCATACAGTGCATTTAAATATTTAGAAATATTAGAAAAAACAATAGCCTTTTTAACACCACAAGCAGAAAAAAAAGGATTGAAAATTAAAACTGAAATTTCAAACTTTGATATTGTTATAGAAAGTGACGAAAGGCGCGTAGAGCAAATATTACTAAACCTAATTTCTAACGCAATAAAGTTTTCAAATAAAGGTATAATATCTATAAAAGTTAAACTAGAAGGTAATTTTGTTATTACTAAAATTATAGACCAAGGTATTGGTATAGAAGCAAAACATATTAAAACACTCTTCGAGCCTTTTGTACAATTAGAAGCAGGACTTAGCAGGCGACATGAAGGTACAGGATTAGGTTTATCTATAAGTAAAAGTTTAGTCGAAAAACTTGGAGGAGAGATACTTGTAAAAAGTCAATTAGGTGAAGGCAGCACATTTACCTTTAAATTACCTTTAAAAAGTAAAAAATAA